The following proteins are co-located in the Flavobacterium sp. CECT 9288 genome:
- the acs gene encoding acetate--CoA ligase, with protein sequence MSYYKINTLEEYFKHYKKSVREPKKFWDKVASENFTWYQEWDKVVDFNMAEAEIKWFTEAKVNITKNCIDRHLAKNGTKTAIIFEPNDPTENALHISYNELHERVCKMANVLQEQGIQKGDRVCIYLPMIPELAVTTLACARIGAIHSVVFAGFSASAVAARINDSSCKMVITSDGGYRGNKTIDLKSIVDEALLSCDCVEKVLVAKRIHTTIPMKEGRDQWLQPLLDAASDNNVAEIMDAEDPLFILYTSGSTGKPKGMVHTTAGYMVYTAYTFKNVFNYEENDIFWCTADIGWITGHSYILYGPLLNGATTVIFEGVPSYPDFSRFWQTIEKHKVTQFYTAPTAIRALAKESIEFVQRYQLTSLKVIGSVGEPINEEAWHWYNNHVGDKKCPVVDTWWQTETGGIMISPIAFVTPTKPTYASLPLPGIQPVLMDEKRNEIEGNQVTGSLCIKFPWPGIARTIWGDHQRYKDTYFSTFPGKYFTGDGALRDEVGYYRITGRVDDVVIVSGHNLGTAPIEDAINEHPAVAESAIVGFPHDIKGNALYGFVILKETGEYRDRENLSKEINQHISDHIGPIAKLDKIQFVSGLPKTRSGKIMRRILRKIAEGDYSNFGDTSTLLNPEIVDEIKDGKI encoded by the coding sequence ATGAGTTACTATAAAATTAATACTTTAGAAGAATATTTTAAACATTACAAAAAATCAGTTCGTGAACCAAAAAAATTCTGGGACAAAGTAGCCTCTGAAAACTTTACTTGGTACCAAGAATGGGACAAAGTGGTTGATTTTAATATGGCTGAAGCCGAGATAAAATGGTTTACCGAAGCCAAAGTAAACATCACTAAAAATTGTATTGACAGGCATTTAGCAAAAAACGGAACAAAAACTGCCATCATTTTTGAACCCAATGATCCAACCGAAAATGCTTTGCACATTTCCTATAACGAACTACACGAGCGTGTGTGCAAAATGGCTAATGTTTTACAAGAGCAAGGCATACAAAAAGGAGATCGCGTATGTATTTATTTGCCTATGATTCCAGAACTAGCTGTTACTACGCTAGCTTGTGCAAGAATAGGTGCTATTCACTCCGTTGTTTTCGCAGGATTCTCGGCATCGGCGGTGGCAGCTCGTATTAATGACAGCTCCTGCAAAATGGTCATCACTTCAGATGGTGGTTATCGAGGCAATAAAACAATTGATTTAAAAAGTATTGTTGACGAAGCCTTATTGAGTTGCGATTGCGTAGAAAAAGTTTTAGTTGCAAAAAGAATTCATACCACGATACCTATGAAAGAGGGACGTGACCAATGGTTACAGCCACTTCTAGATGCTGCCTCAGACAATAATGTAGCTGAAATTATGGATGCCGAAGATCCGTTGTTTATTTTGTACACCTCTGGCTCTACAGGAAAACCAAAAGGTATGGTTCATACTACTGCAGGCTATATGGTGTATACTGCATATACGTTTAAGAATGTTTTTAATTACGAAGAAAATGATATTTTTTGGTGTACTGCTGATATTGGTTGGATAACTGGACACTCCTATATTTTGTATGGCCCTTTATTGAATGGAGCTACGACAGTAATTTTCGAAGGCGTTCCCTCCTATCCTGATTTCAGTAGGTTTTGGCAAACTATTGAGAAACATAAAGTCACTCAATTCTATACCGCCCCAACAGCCATTAGGGCTTTAGCGAAAGAAAGCATCGAATTTGTACAACGATACCAATTGACTTCTTTGAAAGTCATTGGATCTGTGGGAGAACCTATTAATGAGGAAGCTTGGCACTGGTACAACAACCACGTAGGTGATAAAAAATGTCCTGTAGTGGACACTTGGTGGCAAACCGAAACTGGTGGAATTATGATATCGCCAATTGCTTTTGTAACACCAACTAAACCTACTTATGCATCATTACCATTACCGGGAATACAACCCGTTTTGATGGATGAAAAACGCAACGAAATTGAGGGCAATCAAGTTACAGGAAGTTTGTGTATTAAATTCCCATGGCCAGGAATTGCTAGAACTATTTGGGGTGATCATCAACGTTACAAAGACACATACTTTTCTACCTTTCCAGGTAAATATTTCACTGGCGATGGAGCTTTGCGTGACGAAGTTGGGTATTACAGAATTACTGGCCGTGTAGACGATGTTGTAATTGTTTCTGGTCATAACCTTGGAACAGCCCCTATTGAAGATGCTATCAACGAACATCCAGCGGTTGCTGAAAGTGCTATTGTAGGTTTCCCGCATGATATTAAAGGAAATGCTTTGTATGGCTTTGTAATTCTAAAAGAAACTGGAGAATATCGTGATAGAGAAAATCTGAGTAAAGAAATTAATCAACACATATCAGATCACATTGGTCCTATTGCTAAGTTAGATAAAATTCAGTTTGTCTCTGGTTTACCCAAAACCAGATCTGGCAAAATCATGCGTAGAATTCTACGTAAAATAGCCGAAGGAGATTACTCTAATTTTGGAGATACTTCAACCTTGTTGAATCCTGAAATTGTGGACGAAATCAAAGATGGTAAAATTTAA
- a CDS encoding propionyl-CoA synthetase, translating to MKNKFNTMKYQEIYTRSIDQPEAFWTVQADEIEWFNKPATILSKDENGYPQWYKDGELNICYLALDKHIQDGYGDQVAIIYDSPVTQTVKKYTYSEVKTEVAKLAGGMLALGLKKGDTAIIYMPMIPQTAFAMLACARIGVIHSVVFGGFAPHELAIRIDDCKPRAIITASSGIEVDRLIAYKPLVDEAIALASHRPKKVIVFNRKLGARIPFKKYDVDYDALVYGSEETPCVALPSNHPLYILYTSGTTGKPKGIVRDTGGYAVALKFSMKHIYNVNQDEVFWAASDMGWAVGHSYILYGPLLNRNTTIVFEGKPIKTPDASTFWRIISEHKVGTMFTAPTAIRAIKKEDPNGEFIKQYDLSCLKNQFLAGERCDNATLEWYQEHIPIPVIDHWWQTESGWPMIANSLGIEKMPVKSGSATKAVCGYDIKIFNENGQELGPNDEGLVVIKLPLPPGNLLGIWANEARFKASYFSKFDGYYLSGDGGYKDEDGYIFITGRTDDVINVAGHRLSTAEMEEVVAAHPCVAECAVIGIHDELKGQVPLGLVVTKLGTEMEQYQLEQEIIKLVRQQIGAVASLRNVVVVQRLPKTRSGKILRKLMRSIVDGETFQIPSTIDDETIIDEITQTVQKHKIGSYNL from the coding sequence ATAAAGAACAAATTCAACACTATGAAATACCAAGAAATTTATACCCGAAGCATCGACCAACCCGAAGCATTTTGGACAGTACAGGCCGATGAAATTGAATGGTTCAACAAACCAGCGACCATTTTATCGAAAGATGAAAATGGATATCCGCAATGGTACAAAGACGGAGAATTGAACATTTGTTATTTAGCCCTTGACAAACACATTCAAGATGGATACGGCGACCAAGTTGCCATTATATATGATTCTCCAGTAACACAAACCGTAAAAAAATACACTTACTCTGAGGTAAAAACTGAAGTAGCAAAACTAGCAGGTGGCATGCTTGCATTAGGGTTAAAAAAAGGCGATACGGCCATTATTTACATGCCTATGATCCCGCAAACAGCATTTGCAATGTTAGCTTGCGCACGAATTGGAGTAATACATTCGGTTGTTTTTGGTGGTTTTGCACCACATGAATTGGCTATCCGCATTGATGATTGTAAACCACGTGCCATCATTACGGCTTCATCAGGAATAGAAGTAGATCGATTAATTGCCTATAAGCCATTAGTTGATGAAGCCATTGCATTAGCGAGTCACCGACCAAAAAAAGTAATCGTTTTTAATAGAAAATTAGGAGCTAGAATTCCGTTTAAGAAGTATGATGTAGATTATGACGCATTGGTGTACGGATCCGAAGAGACGCCCTGTGTTGCCTTACCTTCCAATCATCCGCTTTATATTTTATACACATCTGGAACTACAGGAAAACCAAAAGGAATTGTAAGAGATACGGGAGGATATGCCGTTGCATTGAAATTCTCGATGAAACATATTTACAACGTAAATCAAGATGAAGTTTTTTGGGCAGCGTCGGATATGGGTTGGGCAGTAGGACACAGCTACATTTTGTACGGGCCATTATTAAACCGAAATACAACCATTGTATTTGAGGGCAAACCCATCAAAACACCTGATGCCAGTACGTTTTGGAGAATCATTTCGGAGCATAAAGTAGGCACCATGTTTACAGCACCAACTGCCATTAGAGCCATTAAAAAAGAAGATCCTAACGGAGAATTCATCAAACAATACGATTTAAGTTGTTTAAAAAATCAATTTTTAGCAGGAGAACGCTGTGATAATGCTACTTTAGAATGGTATCAAGAACACATCCCGATTCCTGTTATAGACCATTGGTGGCAAACCGAATCTGGTTGGCCCATGATTGCCAACTCCCTTGGAATTGAAAAAATGCCTGTCAAATCTGGTTCGGCTACAAAAGCAGTTTGTGGCTATGACATTAAGATTTTCAATGAAAACGGCCAAGAACTAGGTCCAAATGATGAAGGGCTTGTGGTCATAAAATTACCATTGCCACCCGGAAACTTATTAGGAATTTGGGCAAATGAAGCCCGATTTAAAGCCAGTTACTTCAGCAAATTTGATGGCTATTACCTTTCTGGTGACGGTGGTTATAAAGATGAAGACGGTTATATTTTTATTACCGGAAGAACCGATGATGTTATTAATGTAGCTGGTCACCGCTTGTCAACCGCAGAAATGGAAGAAGTTGTGGCTGCTCATCCTTGTGTTGCAGAATGTGCAGTTATAGGCATTCACGATGAGCTAAAAGGACAAGTTCCGCTAGGATTGGTTGTGACTAAACTAGGAACCGAAATGGAACAATACCAATTAGAACAAGAAATTATAAAACTGGTTCGGCAGCAAATTGGCGCAGTTGCTTCGCTGCGAAATGTAGTTGTAGTGCAACGTTTACCAAAAACACGATCTGGAAAAATCTTGAGAAAACTAATGCGAAGTATTGTTGATGGTGAAACCTTTCAAATTCCATCTACAATTGATGACGAAACCATTATTGACGAAATTACGCAAACAGTACAAAAACATAAAATAGGTAGTTATAATTTATAA
- a CDS encoding response regulator transcription factor: MKKILIVDDEPNIVMSLEYTFKKNNFEVFIARDGQEALDILQTKLPDVIILDVMMPMVDGFATLEQIKKEERLQHCKVIFLSAKNKEKDIEKGLSLGANLYVVKPFSIKKLVEQVQDLIQ; the protein is encoded by the coding sequence ATGAAAAAAATTTTAATTGTAGATGACGAACCAAACATTGTAATGTCATTAGAATATACTTTCAAAAAAAACAATTTTGAGGTTTTTATAGCCCGTGACGGACAAGAAGCATTGGACATTTTGCAAACTAAACTCCCAGACGTTATTATTCTAGATGTCATGATGCCCATGGTGGATGGTTTTGCAACATTGGAACAAATAAAAAAAGAAGAACGTTTGCAACATTGCAAGGTAATTTTCCTTTCGGCAAAAAATAAAGAAAAAGACATTGAAAAAGGGCTTTCATTAGGTGCTAACTTGTATGTAGTAAAACCTTTTTCGATCAAAAAGTTAGTAGAACAAGTCCAGGATTTAATTCAATAA